A window from Malassezia restricta chromosome I, complete sequence encodes these proteins:
- a CDS encoding PHD finger and SET domain protein, with product MITASESAENIRPLPDAQSVIKQRQHAEEAISKPIPLAPMMGSFMHSENGTTSIPSHQDMPSPPKQEADTNDQGTDEETGVIRCICLCDDDDGFTIQCDRCLVWQHCACFGMSHSSVPDEYLCEQCDPRPVDSNYARAVQRRRLQEEARKSHRAKHTTSSAASTLFESAANAAWESAVHGTKVPVPRKKRQSSRSPQTRPVPDHETVDDLDLNATSSSRSKPRNKRSRSHTRKSVAGPSPSKGSDDEEIPMKFESWQIEFTNIDSNHIREPNILQVIATHLFHWTGRSPLKATPDESGFFVAPLRCSTVLPPHEQQRKLLPSGLAAVGFETIPVEIHCKSLTELSTHPLVRTISDQVTGSFFNNISHLQPLPSEPQNVWSASKAFCRPSMHGLFSDTYIPAGAFIMEYLGELYSADTYRSNPINQYAQMGTTKPHVHLFPQPLNMVVDARMYGNSARFARSSCHPNAVLRSIFHYDGSSDIPRLSFGIFAISAIPKSQEITLGWEWDDHHIVHILPSLARRPWAMDDATRLRKSLSPKEEMMLAAEEFSARGDFPYGSTILARKFNAILSIILSYTTCGCVGPSLGGSSTNSLHTRRQNCAVTQMLRASQGMPLLYTSPSPRNPRMKPIAFEPLVGVFRHWVPDLNMDPTTHLCAKISQNECFVQRVPYSDEPPNAWDSLHNKPESEHESDTESESGASTATEIVSEDYPYASENEDALVKEALRHLEQQSRSILPLKKRADRIRTKDKMSGNDSRRISNLASRSDTISPPNEQKNRSLSKVTPASQSGLKRQKRHLDKVDFSSSDEEGAPVSPSRHIRKKSMQSLAGKHTLKREHSDLTGSPQVRPVASPSPQLGPVRPMSPTQSRSGSVTPPLLSSSASKRPSVDSQTAATPAVSVAASSPLETNTSIQRRESSVMSGNSSLPPAPPKRLSLAEYKKRLSSRRRPENQVQSEAADTPTAPSKIVSFDSQREKPVRNDGALDLPIHDPISLQAAPSSPVSSSLPSMERSGIRSVIIPRSPPQGTAYLPSTTNLNEVSSGAVLDPLSKSSELNSGTMSRAPTLPVASSSSLLSNLEKDSVPTKGGSSLVQSSLPRSLPVESPSARLHASAPLISSLQTHAPPPGPPPGPPPPMPPRLRAAQNRVDERNRQAHTNSSAQSTTPDAHDLRALQASRHGTGSNCSSWRPVH from the coding sequence ATGATTACCGCGTCAGAGTCAGCGGAGAACATTAGGCCTCTTCCTGATGCGCAAAGTGTAATTAAACAACGGCAACATGCGGAAGAAGCAATATCCAAACCTATACCTCTTGCTCCCATGATGGGCTCATTTATGCATTCAGAGAATGGCACGACGTCTATACCTAGTCACCAAGATATGCCCAGTCCTCCCAAGCAGGAAGCTGATACTAATGACCAAGGAACTGACGAAGAAACAGGAGTGATCAGGTGCATTTGCCTCtgtgatgatgatgacggGTTCACCATTCAATGTGATCGTTGTCTCGTATGGCAACATTGCGCCTGTTTCGGCATGTCACACTCCAGCGTGCCTGACGAGTATCTGTGTGAACAATGCGATCCGCGCCCTGTTGATTCTAATTATGCACGAGCAGTTCAAAGACGCCGCCTCCAAGAAGAAGCTCGTAAATCGCATCGAGCTAAGCACACAACATCTTCAGCTGCGTCTACCTTGTTCGAATCAGCTGCGAATGCGGCCTGGGAGTCCGCCGTACATGGCACCAAGGTGCCTGTGCCACGAAAAAAAAGACAGTCTAGTCGCTCACCTCAAACCCGCCCTGTTCCCGACCACGAAACTGTTGACGATTTGGACTTGAATGCGACGAGTTCCTCTCGTTCCAAGCCTCGAAATAAGCGTTCACGAAGCCACACGCGAAAGTCAGTGGCTGGTCCATCTCCGTCAAAGGGCAGCGATGATGAAGAAATACCTATGAAGTTTGAATCTTGGCAAATTGAGTTCACAAATATCGATTCGAACCACATTCGTGAACCAAACATATTACAAGTAATTGCGACTCATCTGTTTCACTGGACTGGTCGCAGTCCACTAAAGGCTACACCGGATGAAAGTGGATTCTTTGTTGCTCCTCTCCGCTGTAGCACAGTGCTTCCGCCCcacgagcagcagcgcaaaCTTTTACCAAGTGGCCTTGCTGCTGTGGGCTTTGAGACCATTCCTGTGGAAATTCATTGCAAATCACTGACTGAATTGTCCACTCATCCTCTCGTTCGTACGATTTCTGACCAAGTAACGGGCAGCTTTTTCAACAATATCTCCCATTTGCAACCGTTGCCATCTGAGCCGCAGAACGTATGGTCAGCATCCAAAGCGTTTTGTCGACCTTCCATGCATGGACTGTTTTCTGACACCTATATTCCTGCTGGTGCATTTATCATGGAGTATCTTGGCGAGCTGTACAGTGCTGATACGTACCGTTCAAATCCCATCAACCAATATGCTCAAATGGGTACCACGAAGCCGCATGTTCACTTGTTTCCTCAACCATTGAACATGGTTGTAGATGCACGTATGTATGGCAATTCAGCACGGTTCGCGCGTTCAAGTTGTCATCCCAATGCTGTTCTCCGCTCTATTTTTCACTACGATGGTTCCAGTGATATTCCAAGGTTGTCGTTCGGTATATTTGCTATCTCGGCAATCCCCAAATCTCAAGAAATCACTCTTGGATGGGAATGGGATGATCATCATATCGTACACATACTCCCTTCTttggctcgtcgtccatggGCTATGGATGATGCGACACGTTTGCGCAAATCACTGTCACCAAAGGAAGAAATGATGTTAGCTGCAGAAGAATTTTCAGCGCGTGGTGACTTTCCCTATGGATCCACGATTCTTGCTCGCAAGTTTAATGCCATCCTGTCCATTATATTGAGTTATACCACATGTGGTTGTGTTGGCCCATCATTAGGTGGCTCCAGTACAAATTCTCTGCACACTAGACGTCAAAATTGTGCTGTAACGCAAATGCTGCGTGCAAGTCAAGGGATGCCTTTATTATATACATCGCCTTCGCCCAGAAATCCAAGGATGAAACCTATTGCTTTTGAGCCTTTGGTTGGCGTATTCCGCCATTGGGTGCCAGACTTGAACATGGATCCGACTACGCATTTGTGTGCTAAAATTTCTCAAAACGAATGCTTCGTCCAGCGTGTTCCATACTCGGACGAACCACCAAACGCTTGGGATTCGCTACATAACAAGCCCGAGTCGGAGCACGAAAGTGATACTGAAAGTGAAAGTGGTGCTTCAACAGCAACAGAGATTGTATCAGAAGACTATCCTTATGCAAGCGAAAATGAGGATGCATTGGTGAAAGAGGCCTTGCGACATTTGGAACAACAGAGTCGGTCGATTCTTCCTCTCAAGAAGAGGGCTGATCGTATACGAACGAAAGACAAAATGTCTGGGAATGACTCCCGCCGCATATCGAATTTGGCTTCAAGGTCGGATACAATTAGTCCTCCTAATGAGCAAAAAAATAGGAGTCTCTCCAAAGTGACCCCAGCTTCTCAGTCAGGACTCAAGCGACAAAAGCGCCATTTGGATAAAGTCGATTTTTCCTCGTCTGATGAAGAAGGTGCACCTGTTTCACCGTCTCGCCATATTAGGAAAAAATCGATGCAGTCGCTTGCCGGTAAGCATACGCTCAAACGTGAGCATTCCGACTTAACTGGTTCGCCCCAGGTCCGCCCCGTTGCAAGTCCAAGTCCTCAATTAGGCCCTGTGCGTCCGATGTCGCCCACTCAGTCGCGTTCAGGCTCCGTCACACCCCCCCTTCTGTCCTCGAGCGCTTCAAAACGGCCTTCAGTCGACTCTCAAACGGCTGCGACCCCAGCAGTTTCAGTCGCTGCTTCATCCCCACTCGAAACCAACACTTCTATACAGCGACGGGAATCATCGGTCATGAGTGGTAATAGTTCATTACCACCAGCCCCACCCAAACGCCTCTCATTGGCAGAATATAAAAAGCGCTTGTCTTCGCGACGTAGACCGGAGAATCAGGTCCAGTCTGAAGCAGCCGACACACCCACTGCTCCATCAAAAATCGTCTCATTCGATTCCCAGAGAGAGAAACCCGTGCGAAACGACGGGGCTTTGGATTTACCAATCCATGACCCAATTTCTTTGCAAGCAGCACCAAGCTCGCCAGTATCGTCATCATTACCGTCCATGGAACGCTCGGGTATTCGCTCCGTGATTATACCTCGGTCGCCACCTCAGGGAACAGCATACCTTCCTTCAACTACAAATTTGAATGAAGTCTCCTCTGGGGCGGTGCTCGATCCATTATCGAAGTCCTCTGAGCTCAATTCTGGTACAATGTCACGGGCACCAACATTGCCTGTTGCATCGTCATCGTCTTTGCTGTCCAATCTTGAGAAGGATTCGGTGCCTACTAAGGGGGGATCTTCACTCGTGCAATCATCGTTGCCCCGGTCGCTACCGGTTGAATCGCCTTCAGCGCGTCTCCATGCATCTGCTCCGCTGATTTCCTCATTACAGACCCACGCACCACCACCTGGTCCGCCGCCGGGTCCACCACCACCTATGCCTCCCCGACTGCGCGCGGCACAAAATCGCGTGGATGAGCGAAATCGTCAAGCTCACACAAACTCTTCAGCGCAATCGACGACGCCGGATGCACATGACCTCCGCGCCTTGCAGGCATCACGCCATGGCACGGGATCCAATTGTAGCAGCTGGCGCCCTGTTCATTGA